One Antennarius striatus isolate MH-2024 chromosome 9, ASM4005453v1, whole genome shotgun sequence genomic window, TTTCCGGATGATGAATCGCGCCCTTCCACGTGTGAGGCATCCCCTTCCTCGCCCTCGACTGTCCCCCCACTTGAAGTCAATCTCCCCTTCTCTGTCATCATGCTGAAAGAAGGATAGAATAAGGGATGGAGATGAGgcaaaacaacaactaaatgAATGTCAAGCTTGACTGGACTGAAAACGCTCGTGCGGTTAATTTAAACAGAGGTTGGAGACATGAATAGGAAAGTGATGAGCCCTACCAAGTAGTATTTTCTGCTCTTGGGAGTGAATTCTGGGTCCCAGTCTTCATTCTTGGGGTGTACTGCCATGTTTGGCATGATGTTACTTTGCGAACAGTTCCCCTGATAATTGCCTCTGTTCCAGCCTCTTCCACGAATTTGGAATTGCTGTAATCCAATAAAAGGACAAGGAATTGAAAAACAGCAAATGTATCAACGTGCAAGAACTCATCTATGCCGACACTGCAATTCTACAGAAACTGTTGTCCTCATCGACCCCAAACTCACAAATCCTCCACGTGGCCTCCCTCTGTCAGCTGATCCCGGAGGCTCCATTTGATCCAGTCGGATCCTGTTAAAACATTTATCTTTCGGATCAGTCTTGCCATGAGGAAAATCCTCTGTTTGGGAAtcagacgaggaggaggaggacgaactTGAACGAGATCGCTTCTTCTTACTTTTCCTAAAAAGGAGAAAATAGTACAAAATCTTTTGTGCGCACGCAATACAAcataggtttaaaaaaaaaattcctgaacATGTCTGTAGACAATATGAAGTGATGCAAAGTGCAGACCAGGTGCACATACTTTGATCGCTTGTGGCATTTGGAGATCTTTTCCACTGATCTCTCTCTGCTAGAATCTGGGGAATCGCCCATATCTCGTCCTTGATCATGATTATAAACTTTTTTGTGGGTGGAGTATTTTTTGCGACGCTCAATATCCAAACGGAGGTCCATTGGATCACCCTTCAGTTTGTCTCCATCGTCCTGAGCAAATTTAAACAGAACACAAGGTCGTGGACAGACTTTGGATTAGCATGTAGATCCTATCAATCTGTTCTTTGATTCCTTAACTAAATAGGGAGGTTTTGAGTAAAGTCAAATTTCCAGTGCACTTAAAGGGCCAAACTAGtagttttgcatgtttttatttctgtttattctcCAAAGCAAAGGTTTTTTGAGGGGTATTTTTTTGTAACCTTCAAGGCAGCTAATTAAatattgtggggaaaaaaatgcaattaacTTAAACCTCTTCATTGACATGATCAACCAGATTCCATCATCCAGTCGGCGTCACGACAACAATGAACGCCAGGTTTCCGTCATCTTCCCTTGTTTGTCTTCCGCGTGTCTTGACCATCACAGCCTCCGTAGCATGGTGCGTTCAGATACATCCATGTTCAAAAATAATCCATGAATATGCACAGTCATTGTAATTTCATTATCATATTAAAGTGACATAAGCTAAAACCCATAGCTGCCTGGAAGGCGGGAAACCAATGTAAATTCTTGAGCGTATGCTTTGGTGGAAGTTACCGTTGAGTTTACGCATTTTAAAGCTGTCGAGCTACTGAGAGAACAGCAAAACCACTAGTACGGTTCTTTAACAGAGAAGAAGGGACTGTTCATGCTAATTTAAGTGTACTGCATTTTAGTAGTATCTGTGCCTCATGGCTTTAAAGGCGTGTCCATGTGTCCATGCGCATCAATGAAGAAACACTGAGGGTTTACGTAGAAAGCATATAAGCACAGATGCATGAAGTGCTTGCTGTTTGTTATTTCCGTTCTTTCGTTTTTAAGAATACTTACAAAAACAATTGCTTAGAGTCCTTTGGCACATTGGCTTCCATTTCTGAACTCTTATGATTCATTAGCCCTTGTCAGGCTTGCACCCACAGTCTAATCATGTGTGAAGGCAATATATTACAAAATGCCTtattttgcatttgcatttctTAGACTTTGTGCATCTCCTTTCAAGGAAAGCCACAGGCTTTAAGAGAGCGCAGTCTAAAGGCGTCTGGTTCGCTCACTCATTTGctgctgtttgatttttatttttttttccaacatacTTCATATTGCAAAATGTTCAGTCACCTTGTAAGTGCCATCCTCTGAGCTTTTCATCGCTTCAAAAAGTTGAGCGTGTTTCTTAAAAGCTCTGGGTGAAACATCGATTCtcctgtgggaaaaaaaacaaacagcaacacagtTAGGATAAGATAATTTAATGCGCAACACGCAACAGGACGCCAGGACATGTAGCTTTGCGAGCATCACCCGACTGCCAGcgacaacattaaaaaaaaacacaggcaAAAGAAAAATTGGAGTGAAAACAAAACTGACCTCCACCGAGCATGAGAACAAATAAGCCAAGATAGTTTGTTGATTTTCAGGCGGGAAAGATGAGAGAAATACCTGAAAGCTGttaaaagaggagatgaagccACAGCACACTGAAGGTGAGAAGGTCACTCAATAGTGGTCTACCTGTGTATTTCTGGGCTTTTTCTCGGCTTCATCATTTCCTTCTCTGCAGCTTGCCTTTGGTACGCGGTGAATCTCTCGTTTAGAGTCATTCCACAAGAAGGAAAGTGCTGAGCTGTGCGAGGAGATGGTTGGAACAGCTGTTAAAGAtggtagctttttttttttttctgaaactaAACATAAGTCAGCCAACAGGTGAAATACTAGGAAAGTTGTGTTTTAGAAAACCCTGCGCCTGAAGGGACAACCTGCAATTATGGTTAGGTTGCGTTTCCACAGTTTTAAAGTTACACCAAGTGTTGCGCGGTCTTTCCAATGTCGGGGGGCTCATTAAACATGCAGCGTCATTTCAAAGGCAAGATGTCGAATATGTTTTGCAGTTAAGACGAATGCgagggtgatgaagatgaatgaggAATTACCTTTAATGTGGTGAACAATGGTGACTATGTGTTGAGCGAACATCTCAGAGGGACTCCTCTGACGTTGAGCATTTTGAACATGTTGAAAGATGGAACGGAACTCCTGATCTTTTTTGGAGCCCTGCACGAGATCCTGAGACAACTGTCGCTCCTCAGCTAAGAGATCAGAGGAGCTGAAAAACGGACAAAGAAACATGGATTCTGTATATAACAGGTTAACACAGAGAGAATGCAGGATGATGACTTGCGGATGAAGCCCAACCTGAGGACAGAATCCATTACATCATGCTCACCTTAATAGACTCTCGCCAAGGAAATCCATCCTGACATTTACTTTTGCTTCCTGCTTTCGTATGGGCATGGACGGCACGCCATCGCTCCTGATCATAAACGTCTCTCTGTCAGAATTCCTCCTCGACATTTGCGGAGGACATAGGATTGAGGGAGATTTTTCCATCTTCCTGCCTGCAGAGAGTTCCTCAATTTTTCCTGCCAACTCCTTCTTAGCAAGTGCAGCTGCAAAAGCAGCCCCTTTATCCTGCTTTCGGCTGAGATGTGACTCCCCTGCCTTGGCATCAAGATCACTGTTGGATACCTGTGAAAAGGCCACATTCTGCCATTTGCTGAAGCATTCTTCAAACAGTTCCCGGGCTGAGGGAGTGATCTTGCTCTTTGGCTTAGAGGATGACTTAGAGGACTCATCCTCATCATACCAGCTCTTATAAACAGCCTTTGATTGAGGCTTGAtcaccatctcctcctcttcctccccttcagCAGATAAAAAAGGAGAAGCCTTCAAAAAGCTTCTCAGAGACACTTCACCATCCacatcttctttgttttttcttgagtCAGAGAGAAACGCGGATGCGTTGCCATTTACTTTCCTTTGTTCGGCATCTGCATCATTCGTGTCTGGGTTCTTCCCATTTTCTCGAGATTtggcttttttattttgctcctCCAAAAACCTAAACAGAGACAAATAGATTGAAGAGATGTAACTGGGCATGCAACAgcaaaaattaaacagaaaaacaaaggattGTTTGAGATTTTATATGACGGGCTTTACAAATTGGAATTTGttaaatgtgaaacaaataCATAAGGACACAAGAAATTTCAGTTATGAATAAAACTTATATTGTTTTAAAAGGCCACATGAAAGCATTTATGCATCCACAACCCTTGCcaatttgagagaaaaaaaaactctcttACTTTCCAAAGGCAATGGAGATGgctgttttatttccttccaGGTAATCCTCTTTGGAGAAGAAGTCAAAGCTGGAAAGCATTGGATTCAACCCTTCAGGTGAGGCTTTCTTTGTTGGGGATGAACTGCACCCTGCCTGCCAGGAGGAGGCGTCATTGCGGATGTCATTGGTGATTTTAAGGGAGGGACTAGACTTGGTAGTAGTGTGGCTTTCCTGACCAACAATAACAGCGGGGGCTGCTCCGGGGTCTGTTCTCTTTGGACTGCTGCTGCAGTCTTTTAGGCTCTGCCAAGTACCCTCATTTTTCCCTCCGCCTCTGACTTCTTTGGCGTCTCCAGCCAACTCCCCCATGAGCTCCACTATCTCCCCATCTTCCCCTCCTTCCTTTTGGACCTCCTTAGAGGCTGGCAGCTCCTCTTTCACATCTTTGGGGTTTTGGTTTGTCAACAACAAGCCTTGCCTGCATTTTGGAGAGGAGGAGTGTGAGGAAGCGGAAGAATGCTGCGAGTGTCTGGATAAGGGTGAGGCGGATCGGTCAGAGTGGTGGGAGTGACTACGAGAGGGACTTCCTGAGCGTTTCTGAGGGTTGTAATATCGTCCTCGTGAATAGTtttgctgcttctgctgctgttgcctGTGAGGGTTCTGCTTATAATTTTTCCAGTTGGGGcgaaagttgttgttgttgttattattataacccccaccaccaccacgctgATAACGTCCACGTTGGAAGTAGCCTCGCCCTCGGCCTCTGAAGTTGTACGGCCTCCGGAAGCCGCGGTGGAAGCCCCGGAACTCAAAGTTGTTCTGGTACCCCCTTGGATATTTTTTCTCACGATTGTGAGCTGGAGAAAAAGATCTTGAGCGTGACCGAGACCTAGAGCTGTGAAGGAGATTTTAGGGAAAACACAGAAGCACAAAGCTGTTACAGAATTTCATAAATGCAATATTAGAAATGTTTGTGACCAGAAAAATTCTGTATGCATATTCATACAAGAATATGAGCTAAATGCTCTGAGCAGTCCAACACAAAACAGACCAGTCTGCTCAGTTTACTTCAAATAACATCAAATGTGACCACAAAAGTGTGGTTAAACAATTTGCCCAACATGTAACATATGTAAAAGTCATGCATGTCACagaaccataaaaaaaaaagatttgcagTTGCAGCCAGTGTTCAAATGTCCTTTGCAATTGGTTAAACATATGCTAGCATATAAGAGGCCCACAGAGGAGGGGTGTACAGAGAAAAACTGGAATCTCACAAAGCCATGCTATGATAGGCTGCAGCATCACGCCGGTCCACATGGTGGCGCTGCTGCACTTCCTATAAGAAGACTTCTGTTCCCCAGTCTGGACATAAAACAGTCCAGAGATTATAACAAAGATATTGTGTGTTCTCTTCTTCAAATCAAGAGTTCAATGAGAACAGCATGTAAACACAGCATCCACAACTTTCCACTGACACATCGGGGCCTATGAATACTATAAATCTATGCACACAAAACCAGTTCTGCTCTACATTTATGCAGACATCTTTATTTAGTGACCTCTCAGTACAAGGTAACATCAGATTTCCCAATTAccatctttaaaataaagtcatGCAAAAGTAGAGATCtagttttaaaaatcacaaatacaaatattcaCTCCTCCAAATACAGCAGAGCAAAATTCTGAATTAAAAGTATAAAAGTACTTGatcaaattctttttttaaaaaaaggccattcaaaaaaaaagccacagaaCTCACCTATTGCGTTTTTTCATTGGAATAAAGCGTGATTAAAGACGGCAGCGCACTGAGCAGCACTGCACACTCACAGTGCGAGCTACAGATCCATCTCCTCTGGCCAGCTCTGGTGGAAACAGTCACATGGACCATATGGGGGAGGGGGAATCTACTGGAATAATTTCTGCTTGTCAACCACACAGGCTGTTATACCAGTTTACTGAGGCTCCTTCGCATATATGACCGAGAAATCCAGCAGATAGAAAGCAGAATGCTGCCTTTGTGCAAGATAGAGCGTGTAAGTTCTGCTCTTGAACAGAAGTTATAAACTATGGTCCAAGATAGATGTTTTACTCAGTCTTaatctgtggggtttttttttaaaaagtaaggAGAAAGTGCTTCTCCAAACATGTTGGGATATACACTGCCTTGGAAATGCAGGAAAATGacctgtttttgctttttgggTGCTTGTTTGAGAGTCTTTGTGTTTACAACTTGAGCAAGAATACAGGTTCATGCtcagaacaaacacaaacacaaaacatacaaGGTGGGTTCAGGAGAAGCAAAAACCATCGGATTCCTTTCTCGTCCCTTCTTTACGCTAATTTTAAAACATGCTGCAGCGCTGCCAGGAAATGAGCCgtgctttcttttttattgccaTGTTACAATCCTTCTGCCAGACAAGGCAAAGGCACCAGACTGAAGTCTCATTCTTActttaaaaacacaccacagcCAGCAGATCGCACCGTAGCGTGTTCTGATTTCAGCAAAGCAACCAACAACAcacagccctttttttttttttttaaacaatattttcatatttcgCTGAGGTCGACCACTATGGAAATGACTTCCTATGCAATGCAAACTGCAATCAAATCCACACTGCTTAAGTTTACTAACCTGCAGCTGAACTCTATCTCAAACATCAATTTCCTGTGGATACTAATGCTCCCTACAGAGTTTGGGTCTAATCCAAATCCATCAAATCCAGGATGCCTATGCACTAGGTGTGTCCGCTCATATGAAAGCTAAAGACGAGTCCTTGcaggtaaaaataaacagatgtcCTGTTAACAGGAAACAAATATTAACACAGATCTGCTTGTTGACTGTGACAAATAAACTTCAtgcatatcttttttttttaaatgcaaaatattaCCAGAATATTTTATGGTTAAGGTTTATAAGTTAAGATATAAAGCGTAAAATTTTGGTGGAGCCAAGCATGAAGCTGGATTATTGGCACTGATGTCTGCTGCatctgctgtttgtcttttcatGACAACTGGTTTGACCTGGACCCAGTCATTCAGACTTAAAGCACTGAATTTGTGTGTACTCTTCTCCTTAATACCTTTCAGTTCTTAAACAATCAGTTGTTAAGACGTCTTTTAATAGGCCTGGGAAGCC contains:
- the thrap3a gene encoding thyroid hormone receptor-associated protein 3 isoform X1; translation: MPRSTKSASSSRSRSRSRSRSISRSRSRSRSRSRKRRYGSRSRSRSRSFSPAHNREKKYPRGYQNNFEFRGFHRGFRRPYNFRGRGRGYFQRGRYQRGGGGGYNNNNNNNFRPNWKNYKQNPHRQQQQKQQNYSRGRYYNPQKRSGSPSRSHSHHSDRSASPLSRHSQHSSASSHSSSPKCRQGLLLTNQNPKDVKEELPASKEVQKEGGEDGEIVELMGELAGDAKEVRGGGKNEGTWQSLKDCSSSPKRTDPGAAPAVIVGQESHTTTKSSPSLKITNDIRNDASSWQAGCSSSPTKKASPEGLNPMLSSFDFFSKEDYLEGNKTAISIAFGKFLEEQNKKAKSRENGKNPDTNDADAEQRKVNGNASAFLSDSRKNKEDVDGEVSLRSFLKASPFLSAEGEEEEEMVIKPQSKAVYKSWYDEDESSKSSSKPKSKITPSARELFEECFSKWQNVAFSQVSNSDLDAKAGESHLSRKQDKGAAFAAALAKKELAGKIEELSAGRKMEKSPSILCPPQMSRRNSDRETFMIRSDGVPSMPIRKQEAKVNVRMDFLGESLLSSSDLLAEERQLSQDLVQGSKKDQEFRSIFQHVQNAQRQRSPSEMFAQHIVTIVHHIKAQHFPSCGMTLNERFTAYQRQAAEKEMMKPRKSPEIHRRIDVSPRAFKKHAQLFEAMKSSEDGTYKDDGDKLKGDPMDLRLDIERRKKYSTHKKVYNHDQGRDMGDSPDSSRERSVEKISKCHKRSKKSKKKRSRSSSSSSSSSDSQTEDFPHGKTDPKDKCFNRIRLDQMEPPGSADRGRPRGGFQFQIRGRGWNRGNYQGNCSQSNIMPNMAVHPKNEDWDPEFTPKSRKYYLHDDREGEIDFKWGDSRGRGRGCLTRGRARFIIRKGGPNTNSPKWAHDKFQVNGEQREEHEEETQLDHKVGEKDGAHT
- the thrap3a gene encoding thyroid hormone receptor-associated protein 3 isoform X2, with protein sequence MKKRNSSRSRSRSRSFSPAHNREKKYPRGYQNNFEFRGFHRGFRRPYNFRGRGRGYFQRGRYQRGGGGGYNNNNNNNFRPNWKNYKQNPHRQQQQKQQNYSRGRYYNPQKRSGSPSRSHSHHSDRSASPLSRHSQHSSASSHSSSPKCRQGLLLTNQNPKDVKEELPASKEVQKEGGEDGEIVELMGELAGDAKEVRGGGKNEGTWQSLKDCSSSPKRTDPGAAPAVIVGQESHTTTKSSPSLKITNDIRNDASSWQAGCSSSPTKKASPEGLNPMLSSFDFFSKEDYLEGNKTAISIAFGKFLEEQNKKAKSRENGKNPDTNDADAEQRKVNGNASAFLSDSRKNKEDVDGEVSLRSFLKASPFLSAEGEEEEEMVIKPQSKAVYKSWYDEDESSKSSSKPKSKITPSARELFEECFSKWQNVAFSQVSNSDLDAKAGESHLSRKQDKGAAFAAALAKKELAGKIEELSAGRKMEKSPSILCPPQMSRRNSDRETFMIRSDGVPSMPIRKQEAKVNVRMDFLGESLLSSSDLLAEERQLSQDLVQGSKKDQEFRSIFQHVQNAQRQRSPSEMFAQHIVTIVHHIKAQHFPSCGMTLNERFTAYQRQAAEKEMMKPRKSPEIHRRIDVSPRAFKKHAQLFEAMKSSEDGTYKDDGDKLKGDPMDLRLDIERRKKYSTHKKVYNHDQGRDMGDSPDSSRERSVEKISKCHKRSKKSKKKRSRSSSSSSSSSDSQTEDFPHGKTDPKDKCFNRIRLDQMEPPGSADRGRPRGGFQFQIRGRGWNRGNYQGNCSQSNIMPNMAVHPKNEDWDPEFTPKSRKYYLHDDREGEIDFKWGDSRGRGRGCLTRGRARFIIRKGGPNTNSPKWAHDKFQVNGEQREEHEEETQLDHKVGEKDGAHT